The genomic interval ATCGATGCTCCTGCAAGCTTTGGCAAGACCTCCTGCTGAAGTCTCTCTGTACAGAGACGGCAGTGCCTGTCCGGTTTCTTTCATCACAGCAGTTACCTTGTCAAAGCTGACCTGGTGTTCTCCATCGGAAAGTAGAGCCAGATGACAGCAGCTCATGGCGCGCATGGCCGCATGGGCATTTCGTTCTATGCAGGGAATCTGAACGAGACCTGCCACGGGATCGCAGGTCAGTCCCAAATGGTGCTCTATAGCCATTTCAGCGGCATATTCAATTTGCCTTATTGAACCCTCCATCAATTCCGTCGCAGCGGCTGCAGCCATGGCGCAGGCAGTACCGATCTCACCCTGGCAACCGACTTCTGCACCTGAAATGCCGGCGTTTGTTTTTACCAGATTTCCGACAATACCCGCGGTAGCAAGTGCTCTGATGATGGCTGCATCGGGCAGTTCCAGGGTTTTCTGCAGATGATACAGTACAGCTGGCAGGACCCCGCAGGCACCGCAGGTAGGTGCGGTAACAATTATGCCCTTGTCGGCATTCTCTTCTGAGACGGCATAGGCATAGGCGGCGAGAGCTCCCTGCGTTCTCAGCTCAGATCTCAGCATTTTGGAACGCGAATATATGGACAGCGCCTTTCTGGGCAGGTCGAGACCGCCGGGAAGCAGCCCTTCGGCCGCCAAACCCCTTTGTATCGAATCTCTCATGGTGCGCCATACCGTATCGAAAAAATCCCATATCTCAGCCCCTTCGCACTGCTCCGCATATTCCGGGAAGGATCCTCCGGATTCTCGGAGATGTTTAAGCAACCCCTCCATCCTGGATAAAGGATAGACTTGAGCGAGAGTCGTTCGTGTTTCCCGGTCCATCAGGGCGCCGCCGCCGACACTGTAGACCTCCCAGCTGCCGAAGACACGGCCGTTATGATCCATTGCTTCAAACAGCATTCCATTGGGGTGGAGCGGTAATTCTTCCTGCTCTTTCCAGATAATCTCCAAAGAGAGGGGCGATATTGCCTCTTCAATCGCTTTATCGGTCAAATGCCCTTTCCCGGTGGCGGCAAGACTGGCGTAAAGTTCTACCCGATAACGGTCAGCGTCAGGATAACGTCTCAGAAATTCATGGGCAGCTTGACTCGGCGCCATGGTATGACTGCTGGAAGGTCCGGTCCCGATGCGATAGAGATTTTTTAAAGATTCCATAATTCAACACTCTTCATATTATTAACCGATCCTGGCCAAAGACATTGCTGTCAAATCTTCGTTCCAGATTTTCAAGGGAGTAGATCAAGGTTTTTATACCTCCATCATAATTATTGACAGCCCAACCACACGAGAAGCTTACTACTATCATAATCATCGTAAGGTAATCAGAGAACAGCCTGCTTGACAGGGTATGAAATAGTAAATATTATTTACCATTTTGGTTTTATCATGACAAAAATTTTCTTATGCTGTATTATTATGTTTTTAAATTAGTAACTTGAGTTTTCATAAACAGGTAAAGGTAATTTATAGGTCATATGGAAAGACAACCTACAGACAGTCCTCCGGGAAAGCTGAAAATCATCAACGCGATGAGATCCCTGTTGGAAGAGCGAACCTTTGAATCTCTGACCATCTCGGAGATCGCTGTCACTGCCGGGGTAACCGAAGGGCTGATTTATAAGTACTTCAAGGACAAACGTGATTTGCTGCACCATGTGCTTAAAGAGCATTATGAATTGTTCCTGGTCCAGATCGACAGGGATCTGCAGGGGATAGACGGATCCCTGAATAAACTGAAGAAAATCATCTGGTCCTCTATCGAGAGGTATGCCAATCACCGGGTATTTGCGAGAATTATCCTGCTGGAAGTCAGGAATTCAGAAGAATATTTTCAGAGCGAAGCCTATGGCCTGGTCCGGCGGTTCAACCGTATCATCGTAGATATCATTAACGAGGGTATTGCCTGCGGCGAAATCCGCGAGGATCTGCCGGCGGCCTATATCCGCAATGCCATTTTTGGCACCATCGAGCATTCATGTCTGAACCGGGTGATCTTTAACGAGAAAGTATCCACCAATGAAGCGGCAAAGCTGATAACGGATCTGCTTTTCAACGGGATCAAACGCTGACGCTGAGAAAGCCGGTCTTTATCCTGATGATTTTTAATACTATCACCATAATTTAAGAGGATTACTATGAAAGATGTTGTCATCGTCTCCGCATGCAGGACAGCCATCGGCACCTTCGGCGGTACCCT from Desulfopila inferna carries:
- a CDS encoding TetR/AcrR family transcriptional regulator translates to MERQPTDSPPGKLKIINAMRSLLEERTFESLTISEIAVTAGVTEGLIYKYFKDKRDLLHHVLKEHYELFLVQIDRDLQGIDGSLNKLKKIIWSSIERYANHRVFARIILLEVRNSEEYFQSEAYGLVRRFNRIIVDIINEGIACGEIREDLPAAYIRNAIFGTIEHSCLNRVIFNEKVSTNEAAKLITDLLFNGIKR
- a CDS encoding L-serine ammonia-lyase, iron-sulfur-dependent, subunit alpha — protein: MESLKNLYRIGTGPSSSHTMAPSQAAHEFLRRYPDADRYRVELYASLAATGKGHLTDKAIEEAISPLSLEIIWKEQEELPLHPNGMLFEAMDHNGRVFGSWEVYSVGGGALMDRETRTTLAQVYPLSRMEGLLKHLRESGGSFPEYAEQCEGAEIWDFFDTVWRTMRDSIQRGLAAEGLLPGGLDLPRKALSIYSRSKMLRSELRTQGALAAYAYAVSEENADKGIIVTAPTCGACGVLPAVLYHLQKTLELPDAAIIRALATAGIVGNLVKTNAGISGAEVGCQGEIGTACAMAAAAATELMEGSIRQIEYAAEMAIEHHLGLTCDPVAGLVQIPCIERNAHAAMRAMSCCHLALLSDGEHQVSFDKVTAVMKETGQALPSLYRETSAGGLAKACRSIDTSASAELNSL